Proteins encoded by one window of Geobacter sp. DSM 9736:
- a CDS encoding GeoRSP system PqqD family peptide chaperone — MATIYRNPDVMWREEDDARDRAADGLERGEDIEDIGTSLLFANGVMVTLNMLGTEIWKTCEGKTSEEIVLELLREFDVEEDVLREDVRQFLEGLAAQGFITYGK, encoded by the coding sequence ATGGCAACAATTTATCGGAATCCGGACGTAATGTGGCGGGAGGAAGACGACGCCCGCGACCGGGCAGCGGACGGGCTGGAGCGTGGTGAGGATATCGAGGACATAGGTACATCGCTGCTCTTTGCCAATGGCGTGATGGTGACCCTCAACATGCTCGGGACGGAAATCTGGAAAACATGCGAGGGGAAGACTTCGGAGGAAATTGTCTTGGAGCTGCTTCGGGAGTTCGATGTGGAGGAGGACGTGTTGCGGGAAGACGTGCGCCAGTTCCTGGAGGGACTTGCGGCGCAGGGGTTTATCACCTATGGGAAATGA
- a CDS encoding carboxypeptidase-like regulatory domain-containing protein yields MSARVFGSMVIFLLWLAVTGASHAFVLSGTIKDGDGKPQEGAEVFAYDSLLTRRPADFISSKTAKDGRFSIKLPERQYWVVARVRGGDRFGPLMPGDKHSGEPVEVEPPREGEARMDFTVADIREAAQSRRKTRDDYVRVSGRILTMKGTAATDAYVYALPHDQQAGIPPFISSWSNENGEYVLFLPPGSYRIGAAMEFPPDSRQLSDVVLSTGKEAHADVRLPHDPRSDAQGHPDEESDE; encoded by the coding sequence GTGAGTGCGCGGGTCTTCGGGAGCATGGTCATATTCCTGCTTTGGCTTGCAGTTACAGGTGCTTCCCATGCATTTGTCCTGAGCGGCACGATAAAGGACGGTGACGGAAAGCCTCAGGAAGGGGCAGAGGTTTTTGCCTACGATTCCCTTCTAACCCGACGACCTGCCGATTTTATCTCTTCAAAGACCGCCAAGGACGGCCGATTTTCCATTAAACTTCCGGAGCGGCAATACTGGGTAGTTGCACGGGTCAGAGGAGGCGATAGATTCGGCCCACTTATGCCCGGAGACAAGCATTCCGGCGAACCGGTGGAGGTGGAGCCACCTCGTGAAGGTGAGGCACGGATGGACTTTACGGTTGCGGACATCCGGGAAGCAGCCCAGTCGCGACGAAAGACAAGGGACGATTATGTGCGGGTGAGCGGGCGCATCCTTACAATGAAAGGAACCGCCGCAACCGATGCCTATGTCTACGCCCTGCCTCACGACCAGCAAGCTGGGATTCCTCCGTTCATTTCATCGTGGAGCAACGAAAATGGAGAGTATGTTCTTTTTCTTCCGCCCGGAAGCTACAGAATCGGAGCTGCAATGGAATTCCCACCCGATTCAAGACAGCTTTCGGATGTGGTCCTTTCAACAGGAAAAGAGGCCCATGCGGATGTGCGGTTGCCACATGATCCTCGTTCCGATGCTCAGGGTCATCCCGACGAAGAATCTGACGAATAA
- a CDS encoding right-handed parallel beta-helix repeat-containing protein, with amino-acid sequence MLKLMNEALFKKLLAGVGKKVVVISTALFSACISGCSDNATEIGMTTITKDTTWSGVVRVTGDVYVPPGVTLTIAPGTTIKFKRIDQSSGRNLFGYDSPYYPEAELIIRGRFVARGTPKDIIVFTSAERDARPADWGAINLLGSSGNAVEYCKILFAYNGLHAHGAAVQVHHNEFSKNAVAISIKKEEEIPGVPWFGIASDLNATHNRIYNNKGGITFRNSKAVISHNTIKDNKFFGIWPKEQSEATISNNDISGNLKGIYLYKSSGTKINSNNIYDNKEYNIAIADEQETDVDARNNWFGTINMQKIGELVFDKKFDPDVAAVVVEPILKEKVREAGE; translated from the coding sequence TTGCTTAAGCTTATGAACGAAGCGTTATTCAAGAAGCTACTGGCCGGCGTCGGGAAAAAGGTGGTAGTCATCTCCACGGCGCTCTTTTCCGCCTGCATCTCGGGTTGCAGCGACAACGCCACCGAGATCGGGATGACCACCATCACCAAGGACACCACATGGTCCGGTGTGGTCAGAGTGACCGGTGATGTTTATGTCCCCCCGGGGGTGACTCTCACCATCGCTCCGGGAACCACCATAAAGTTCAAGCGTATCGACCAGTCGAGCGGCAGAAACCTGTTCGGCTACGATTCCCCCTATTACCCTGAGGCGGAGCTGATAATCCGCGGACGTTTCGTCGCTCGGGGCACACCCAAGGATATCATTGTTTTCACCTCCGCCGAGCGCGATGCCCGCCCGGCTGACTGGGGGGCCATAAACCTCCTTGGCAGCAGCGGCAATGCTGTCGAGTACTGCAAAATCCTTTTCGCCTACAATGGGCTTCACGCCCACGGCGCGGCCGTGCAGGTGCATCATAACGAATTTTCTAAAAACGCTGTCGCCATAAGCATAAAAAAGGAAGAGGAGATTCCCGGGGTCCCCTGGTTCGGCATCGCTTCCGACCTGAACGCCACCCACAATCGCATTTACAACAACAAGGGGGGGATTACCTTCCGGAATTCAAAGGCGGTCATAAGCCACAACACGATCAAAGACAACAAGTTCTTCGGGATTTGGCCAAAGGAGCAGAGCGAAGCGACGATCAGCAACAACGATATCAGCGGTAACCTTAAGGGCATCTACCTCTACAAGTCTTCCGGCACGAAGATCAACAGCAACAACATCTACGACAACAAGGAATACAACATAGCCATCGCCGACGAACAGGAGACGGATGTGGATGCCCGGAACAACTGGTTCGGGACGATCAACATGCAGAAGATAGGAGAACTTGTCTTCGATAAGAAATTTGATCCCGATGTTGCCGCCGTCGTCGTCGAGCCGATACTGAAGGAAAAGGTTCGGGAGGCAGGGGAATGA
- a CDS encoding MFS transporter has protein sequence MTVNERKAAWIASLSHCFTHGYMTLLPAVMVVLAGEQSLGFFALGTVVNLGYFLFGAGSIPAGILADRIGAKKILTLGLFGMALSALLVGVSPTSWAFAASYALLGLAASIYHPAGLSLIARHIEKKGKALSLHGILGNIGLSLAPLFAGLMVTLFDTWRAAYLSFGLMGLLFALAVQRISIENEENLSFRTLLSPELLRLRSPVMSAIDTIPADRDAVKVLPVPLLLLYAGSIAFGFIYRGSLTFFPSLFQQDIYFISSSEQPVVLAGLVTSMVLSVGVFGQWLGGYVSDRLRRPEMAHIMIYLVVIPALYYVSRLSDTPLIAASILFSLVFYGWQPLQNSLIARCTPRSAYGKGFGWNFFFIMGMGSIATAVGGYVADDQGVDKVYLLLAAVSLAALIISAAVIRLAPYSLRFSFRIERE, from the coding sequence ATGACCGTAAACGAGCGGAAGGCGGCGTGGATTGCAAGCCTGTCCCACTGCTTCACCCACGGTTACATGACTCTTCTTCCGGCAGTGATGGTAGTTCTGGCAGGTGAGCAGTCCCTCGGTTTCTTCGCACTTGGCACCGTCGTCAATCTAGGCTACTTCCTCTTTGGCGCCGGATCGATTCCAGCCGGGATTCTTGCCGACCGTATCGGAGCAAAAAAAATCCTGACACTCGGACTTTTCGGTATGGCCCTTTCTGCCCTGCTCGTCGGCGTCTCTCCCACCAGTTGGGCGTTTGCAGCCTCTTATGCCCTACTGGGGCTGGCTGCAAGCATTTACCACCCTGCGGGACTCTCCCTCATCGCGCGGCACATCGAGAAAAAAGGCAAGGCTCTCAGCCTGCACGGCATTCTTGGCAACATCGGGCTTTCGCTGGCCCCGCTTTTCGCAGGGCTGATGGTGACGCTCTTCGACACATGGCGCGCGGCATACCTCTCTTTCGGCCTGATGGGGTTGCTGTTTGCCCTTGCCGTCCAGCGGATCAGCATTGAGAATGAGGAGAATCTGTCGTTCAGGACCCTCCTTTCTCCGGAACTCCTTCGGCTGCGTTCGCCCGTCATGTCTGCCATAGACACCATTCCGGCTGACCGGGATGCGGTAAAGGTTCTTCCTGTGCCGCTTCTTCTTCTTTATGCCGGCTCTATTGCCTTCGGTTTCATATACCGCGGCTCGCTCACCTTTTTCCCCTCTCTGTTCCAGCAAGATATCTATTTCATTTCGAGTTCCGAGCAGCCGGTGGTGCTTGCTGGATTGGTGACCTCTATGGTGCTCTCCGTCGGCGTATTCGGGCAGTGGCTCGGCGGTTATGTTTCCGATCGTCTCAGACGGCCGGAAATGGCTCATATCATGATTTACCTGGTCGTCATACCGGCGCTCTACTACGTGAGCAGGCTTTCCGATACGCCACTCATAGCGGCAAGCATCCTGTTCAGTCTCGTTTTCTACGGCTGGCAGCCGCTGCAGAACTCGCTTATCGCTCGCTGTACACCCCGCAGCGCCTATGGGAAAGGATTCGGCTGGAACTTCTTCTTCATAATGGGAATGGGCTCAATCGCCACAGCCGTTGGCGGGTACGTGGCTGACGACCAGGGGGTCGACAAGGTTTATCTGCTGCTGGCAGCGGTTTCGCTGGCGGCGCTCATCATCTCCGCGGCGGTGATCCGGCTGGCTCCTTACTCCCTCAGATTCAGCTTCAGGATCGAAAGGGAGTAA
- a CDS encoding ResB-like family cytochrome C biogenesis protein has product MTGGAVKKSYKFLASTELAVVLFLIVSLVAIPGTFLENREVVYKNPFFLVLLALLGLNLVLCTVRRIRTISRPVLILHGGVLLTLVGCILTSFGFVGTVNIYEDTSIDQVYRWDLQRDVPLGMELNVRRVNREYYPVPVKVGVLRGQEKVSLHTLRTGESFTLGEFEVLADDFDVAAQVLRLTVMQAGRVVGTCDTAGAAHLPPEFPYRFKLVAFRDPVLKRLWVDILLSAEGAEAKGVAEVNHPFTWRGLHFYNTQVARDEQGRTYAGIQVVKDPGRPLVFAGFAVMCIGVVLCFIRRFSRKNLWN; this is encoded by the coding sequence ATGACCGGCGGAGCGGTCAAAAAGTCATATAAGTTTTTGGCCTCGACGGAACTTGCCGTTGTTCTGTTCCTCATCGTCAGCCTTGTCGCCATCCCCGGCACATTCCTGGAGAACAGGGAAGTAGTTTACAAAAACCCGTTCTTCCTGGTGCTGCTTGCGCTGCTCGGGTTAAACCTCGTCCTGTGCACCGTTCGCAGAATCAGAACGATTTCGAGGCCGGTTCTTATACTGCATGGCGGAGTGCTGTTGACGCTCGTGGGTTGCATTCTCACTTCCTTCGGATTTGTGGGTACTGTTAACATCTACGAGGATACTTCCATCGATCAGGTGTACCGGTGGGATTTGCAGCGCGATGTGCCTCTCGGCATGGAGCTGAATGTTCGAAGAGTGAACCGGGAATATTATCCGGTGCCGGTCAAGGTAGGCGTATTGCGCGGTCAGGAAAAGGTTTCCCTTCACACCCTGAGAACCGGAGAAAGTTTCACTCTCGGCGAGTTTGAAGTTCTCGCGGACGATTTCGATGTAGCCGCCCAAGTTCTCCGTCTTACGGTGATGCAAGCCGGTCGAGTCGTCGGGACCTGTGATACGGCAGGTGCCGCTCATCTCCCACCGGAGTTTCCGTACCGGTTCAAGCTCGTCGCTTTCAGGGACCCCGTTCTCAAACGTCTCTGGGTAGACATTCTCCTTTCTGCTGAGGGCGCTGAGGCTAAGGGGGTTGCAGAGGTGAACCATCCCTTTACTTGGCGTGGTCTTCATTTCTACAATACGCAGGTAGCAAGAGATGAACAGGGCAGGACGTATGCCGGTATACAGGTCGTAAAGGATCCGGGCAGGCCGCTGGTATTCGCCGGGTTCGCGGTTATGTGCATTGGTGTGGTTTTATGTTTTATAAGGAGGTTTTCCAGGAAAAATCTATGGAACTGA
- a CDS encoding right-handed parallel beta-helix repeat-containing protein — MLKAFIQILLLILIPAASSAEILKADTVWKGQIVLTEDVVVPQGVTLTVEPSTVVIFSAAESTKTDPEYLSPLTELTVRGKLQVLGTEQGPVVFGPEGERKAEVWAGIIIDGGTASFSFCRVTGAETAVAVLRGRAHILGGELKGNRYGTTVHGPDAEIVLRNAQVKDNDYGVFSFDGGRVSTELSTVAGNRKKDLFSGKSKRRATELGYEAPPPRPLPLRYKDAVLLGETVWQGTVEVSGLVRVPENSRLVVLPGTVVEFRRKDTNGDGIGENGLLIQGRLIAKGTRKQPIFFRSSEKERKPADWDALNIMNSDGAQNLIEYCQIENAYRGLHFHFSNVAVTNTVLRNNFRGIQFQESMVELRGNYLYDNRSGIQGRDSEVLLLGNMIGSNLMGVNFYRVNLSAARNRFAGNVREGVRIRESVPRFEENFIEGNRFGLLVADCVYGSFRGNVIVNNGETGFSVKTSDNLDISGNYISQNGLNGLNLQDVRSAIKGNVVADNGERGIGIISFDGVVTGNNLEGNGLYAVDLEGSADVVASGNWWGTSRPEEVVMDRRRDPARGSVIHKDPAPCPPLYVWPVADIPGDVAWRGSLDVLARVTVLPGATLRIFPGTEVRFGKEVGMAVKGRILATGEAGREVRFTSIEGGETAAWDEILLEHADGSTFTHCRFNNATWGLHSHFTNLSITDSYFTRNYGGIRFRSGPVEISRSRFSENTIGIRSFRGNANISRNEITGNETGIFVREKGSGLSICDNNIFSNAGYNIRVGDFNDEDVSAPNNWWGVADPVTTIFDGRQEPGIGMVQFEPPLTKPLEFRGGVRQ, encoded by the coding sequence ATGCTCAAGGCATTCATTCAGATACTGCTCCTCATTCTAATTCCAGCGGCGTCCTCAGCGGAAATTCTCAAGGCGGATACGGTCTGGAAGGGGCAGATTGTGCTTACCGAGGATGTGGTGGTTCCTCAGGGGGTTACACTTACCGTGGAGCCGTCCACAGTGGTAATTTTTTCCGCTGCGGAAAGCACCAAAACCGATCCGGAGTATCTTTCGCCCTTGACGGAACTGACGGTGAGGGGGAAGCTGCAGGTGCTCGGGACCGAGCAGGGGCCGGTGGTGTTCGGGCCGGAGGGGGAGAGGAAGGCCGAGGTATGGGCCGGAATAATAATCGATGGCGGGACTGCATCCTTCAGCTTCTGCCGGGTAACCGGTGCCGAGACCGCAGTGGCGGTCCTGAGAGGACGCGCCCACATTCTTGGGGGGGAGCTGAAGGGTAATCGGTACGGGACTACCGTCCATGGCCCAGATGCGGAGATTGTACTCAGGAATGCTCAGGTAAAAGATAACGACTACGGCGTTTTTTCCTTTGATGGTGGCCGAGTCAGCACCGAGCTCTCGACTGTGGCCGGGAACAGAAAGAAAGACCTGTTTTCCGGTAAAAGCAAGCGCAGAGCTACGGAACTAGGATATGAAGCGCCGCCTCCCCGGCCGCTTCCTCTTCGTTATAAGGATGCCGTTCTTCTTGGAGAGACGGTCTGGCAAGGAACGGTTGAGGTCAGCGGGCTCGTGAGGGTCCCGGAGAACAGCCGGCTAGTGGTGCTGCCGGGTACGGTGGTGGAGTTCCGAAGAAAAGACACGAATGGGGACGGCATAGGTGAAAACGGCCTCCTCATCCAGGGCCGTTTAATCGCAAAAGGAACGCGAAAACAGCCCATTTTCTTTCGATCGTCGGAGAAGGAACGGAAACCCGCTGACTGGGATGCCCTCAATATCATGAACAGCGATGGGGCCCAGAACCTCATAGAGTATTGCCAGATCGAGAATGCCTACAGGGGACTCCATTTTCATTTTTCCAACGTGGCGGTGACAAACACGGTACTTCGTAACAACTTTCGGGGCATCCAGTTCCAGGAGTCGATGGTCGAGTTGCGTGGAAACTACCTGTATGACAATCGGAGCGGCATTCAGGGGCGTGATTCCGAGGTCCTGCTCCTGGGCAACATGATCGGCAGCAACCTCATGGGCGTAAACTTTTACCGGGTGAATCTCTCAGCCGCACGCAACAGATTTGCAGGCAATGTCCGGGAAGGGGTGCGGATCAGGGAGAGTGTTCCCAGATTCGAGGAAAACTTTATAGAGGGGAACCGGTTTGGCCTGCTGGTCGCCGACTGCGTTTACGGGAGCTTCCGCGGTAACGTGATAGTCAACAACGGGGAAACAGGTTTTTCTGTGAAAACCTCGGACAACCTCGACATTTCAGGCAATTATATCTCCCAAAATGGACTGAACGGTTTAAACCTCCAGGACGTTCGCTCCGCCATCAAGGGTAACGTCGTCGCCGACAATGGGGAGCGCGGGATCGGCATTATTTCTTTCGACGGCGTTGTGACCGGCAACAACCTGGAGGGCAACGGGTTGTATGCTGTTGACCTCGAAGGTTCGGCGGATGTCGTGGCCTCCGGCAACTGGTGGGGGACGAGCCGCCCGGAAGAGGTTGTCATGGACCGGCGCCGTGATCCCGCCCGAGGGTCCGTCATACACAAGGACCCAGCCCCGTGTCCGCCGCTCTATGTCTGGCCTGTAGCGGATATTCCCGGGGATGTCGCGTGGCGTGGGAGCCTTGACGTGCTGGCGCGGGTGACAGTTCTCCCTGGTGCCACCTTGCGGATCTTTCCCGGAACGGAGGTACGTTTCGGAAAGGAAGTCGGGATGGCAGTAAAGGGCAGAATACTTGCAACTGGAGAAGCCGGCAGGGAAGTCAGATTCACCTCCATTGAAGGCGGCGAGACCGCGGCCTGGGATGAGATACTGCTGGAGCACGCCGATGGAAGCACCTTCACGCACTGCAGGTTCAATAATGCAACATGGGGATTACACAGTCATTTCACGAATTTGTCCATCACGGATAGCTATTTCACCAGGAACTACGGGGGCATCAGGTTCAGGAGCGGTCCCGTCGAGATCAGCCGGTCCCGTTTCTCAGAGAACACGATCGGAATCCGGTCCTTTCGAGGCAATGCCAACATAAGCCGGAACGAGATCACGGGAAATGAGACGGGAATATTCGTCCGGGAAAAAGGTAGCGGACTCTCGATATGCGATAACAACATCTTTTCAAACGCCGGCTACAACATCCGCGTGGGAGACTTCAACGACGAGGACGTAAGCGCGCCAAACAACTGGTGGGGGGTTGCGGACCCCGTAACGACTATCTTTGATGGGAGGCAGGAACCGGGTATCGGGATGGTTCAGTTCGAACCCCCATTAACCAAGCCGCTCGAATTCCGGGGGGGAGTGAGGCAGTGA
- a CDS encoding tetratricopeptide repeat protein — protein MGTGRSFFLPASLLVALFMPALLPLPASAHPESGFLPDAIAETEYKIVLDLNPRDNVTRNKLGVVLYRKNKLKEAERCFGDVLRAEPRNFDAHDGMGLVRIKERKYEEAVSWFRKAIGIAPDDTMVHYNMGFAFEQMGKLKEAEAAYRRSLEVNAGLIRKGMNREVEAGKRAILVSALTSLNNRMKQTR, from the coding sequence ATGGGTACGGGACGTTCATTTTTCCTTCCGGCGTCGCTTCTTGTTGCGCTCTTCATGCCTGCTCTTCTCCCTTTGCCCGCTTCGGCTCATCCAGAATCGGGATTTCTTCCCGATGCCATTGCCGAAACCGAATACAAGATCGTCCTCGATCTTAATCCAAGGGACAATGTGACACGCAACAAGCTGGGAGTGGTTCTCTACCGCAAGAACAAGTTGAAGGAAGCGGAGAGGTGCTTCGGAGACGTCCTTCGGGCGGAGCCGCGCAACTTTGACGCACATGACGGCATGGGGCTCGTGAGGATAAAGGAGCGCAAATACGAAGAGGCTGTTTCCTGGTTCCGGAAGGCAATTGGAATTGCACCCGACGATACCATGGTGCACTACAACATGGGGTTCGCTTTCGAGCAGATGGGTAAGCTGAAGGAGGCCGAGGCAGCTTACCGGCGTAGCCTTGAGGTGAACGCCGGTCTGATACGCAAGGGAATGAACCGGGAGGTTGAAGCCGGCAAACGCGCCATTCTCGTCTCCGCGCTTACGTCCCTTAACAACAGGATGAAACAGACAAGGTGA
- a CDS encoding GeoRSP system radical SAM/SPASM protein — protein MGNEIVLSAPLTINWAINNTCNFKCRHCYSRGDSSEELGRETLLHCLEKVAGAGVLSVNFGGGEPLLRRDLLDIASYANGLGMTVSMNSNGYLIDAKCAAALKEAGFSKVGISIDSHIPEVHDRFRGVPGSYEQAVAALLHLRKAGIRTSISTVICTFNHEHIDQLVDFALRHQVAQLNFHNFKCSGLGLANRDELDLSPEKWQEFYRQALQVKQQVKELDISLDDPIIASLGLTGDSKPVKGSVCGKLSLNIKANGDITPCGFIPLVIGNIVSDELKEVWRTSSVLEKMRNKQPKGKCTTCGSYADCIGGCSARAFALTGDMNSPDPHCWI, from the coding sequence ATGGGAAATGAGATTGTTCTTTCTGCCCCCCTTACCATAAACTGGGCCATCAACAATACATGTAATTTCAAGTGCCGGCACTGTTACAGCAGAGGGGATTCTTCCGAGGAGCTGGGAAGAGAAACACTCCTTCATTGTCTTGAGAAAGTCGCAGGGGCAGGTGTCCTTTCGGTAAATTTCGGAGGGGGAGAGCCTTTGTTGCGGCGCGACCTGCTGGACATCGCCAGCTACGCCAACGGCCTGGGAATGACTGTGTCCATGAACAGCAACGGCTACCTCATCGATGCGAAGTGTGCAGCAGCGCTCAAGGAAGCCGGATTTTCCAAGGTAGGGATCAGCATCGACAGCCATATCCCCGAGGTTCACGACCGGTTCCGCGGCGTGCCCGGCAGCTATGAGCAGGCCGTCGCGGCGCTCCTACATCTGCGGAAAGCAGGTATCAGGACATCAATCTCCACCGTCATATGCACATTCAACCACGAACACATCGACCAGTTGGTGGATTTTGCACTGCGTCATCAGGTAGCCCAGCTCAATTTTCACAACTTCAAGTGCTCGGGTCTCGGGCTCGCGAACAGGGATGAACTTGACCTCTCCCCGGAGAAGTGGCAGGAATTTTACCGGCAGGCCCTCCAGGTGAAGCAGCAGGTTAAGGAGCTGGATATATCCCTGGACGACCCCATCATAGCTTCCCTTGGTCTAACCGGCGACAGCAAGCCCGTTAAGGGGAGCGTCTGCGGCAAGTTGTCACTGAATATAAAAGCGAATGGTGATATTACTCCCTGCGGATTCATTCCTCTCGTGATCGGGAATATAGTGAGCGACGAGCTCAAAGAGGTCTGGCGGACTTCATCCGTTCTGGAAAAGATGCGGAACAAGCAGCCGAAGGGGAAATGCACTACCTGCGGGAGTTACGCCGATTGCATCGGCGGATGCAGCGCAAGGGCTTTCGCGTTGACGGGGGATATGAACAGTCCCGATCCGCACTGCTGGATCTGA
- a CDS encoding sulfite exporter TauE/SafE family protein, with the protein MELSTFGIFGIYAAAFLLGAAHSLEPGHGKTVVAAYLVGSRGRPIDAVILGLVVTFTHSFSIILLGVVAKMSSRYFTDDQLHGYLGIVASLIILGIGIWMLVTRWPRRGGHGHHHHFHLFHRHGHHHGHDHHHHDHDHSHDHSHHHSHHPVIDDPAITADRKLGPLGLILLGISGGIVPCPAALAILLASASVGDIGKGLALVLVFSLGLAASLVAIGLVVVSGVKAAQKFVDTERLAPRIAFVSAVIVTLIGAVTLYSSISHFRML; encoded by the coding sequence ATGGAACTGAGCACTTTTGGCATCTTCGGCATATACGCGGCGGCTTTTCTTCTCGGCGCTGCGCACTCTCTGGAGCCGGGGCACGGGAAGACGGTCGTCGCCGCCTATCTCGTCGGCTCCCGCGGAAGGCCCATCGATGCGGTCATCCTTGGGCTGGTCGTCACGTTCACGCACTCGTTCAGCATTATCCTTCTTGGGGTAGTGGCTAAAATGTCCTCCAGGTACTTCACCGACGACCAGTTGCATGGATACCTCGGGATCGTCGCCAGTCTCATCATCCTCGGTATCGGTATCTGGATGCTAGTAACACGGTGGCCCCGCAGGGGCGGGCATGGGCATCATCACCATTTTCACCTGTTTCATCGTCACGGCCATCATCACGGCCACGACCACCACCATCATGATCACGACCACAGCCATGACCATAGTCATCACCATAGCCACCACCCGGTGATTGATGATCCTGCCATAACGGCAGATCGCAAGCTCGGCCCCCTCGGCCTGATTCTGCTGGGAATTTCAGGTGGGATTGTGCCGTGCCCGGCAGCCTTGGCGATTCTGCTTGCTTCGGCATCGGTAGGCGATATAGGAAAGGGGCTCGCTCTGGTCCTTGTTTTCAGCCTCGGGCTGGCAGCGTCATTGGTGGCCATCGGGCTTGTCGTAGTGAGCGGAGTGAAGGCAGCGCAAAAGTTTGTCGATACCGAGCGGCTGGCACCGCGGATAGCTTTCGTCAGCGCAGTCATTGTAACGTTGATCGGAGCAGTGACCCTCTATTCCTCCATCAGTCACTTCAGGATGCTCTAG
- a CDS encoding glycine betaine ABC transporter substrate-binding protein: MKRTMVVVLLLLLLSAGESVACVGRTLYVGVTPTHSEVLLAEMISVLVNERTGTTVKILQFKDARELYGAVKKGEVGLIIESPNRASGLTGKGKDLSGKAAYDLLKNEYRRSMNLVWLDPIGGSAYAAPVISMETLSNLPALPKLINKLSNIFSDETYSKVVKAAGSDEKPRKIARDFLKAKKLI; the protein is encoded by the coding sequence ATGAAACGCACGATGGTTGTTGTACTGCTGTTGCTTCTGCTTTCAGCGGGCGAGTCGGTTGCCTGTGTCGGCAGAACCCTCTATGTAGGGGTCACGCCGACGCATAGCGAAGTTCTCCTCGCGGAGATGATCTCCGTGCTGGTAAACGAACGGACCGGGACGACGGTGAAGATTCTTCAGTTCAAGGATGCCCGGGAGCTGTATGGGGCAGTGAAAAAGGGGGAGGTAGGCCTGATCATAGAGAGCCCTAACCGCGCTTCAGGCCTTACCGGGAAAGGGAAGGATCTCTCCGGGAAAGCAGCGTACGACCTGCTGAAGAACGAGTACCGCAGGAGCATGAATCTCGTGTGGCTCGACCCGATCGGAGGAAGTGCCTATGCGGCTCCGGTCATTTCCATGGAAACACTCAGCAACCTTCCTGCACTACCTAAGCTGATCAACAAGCTGTCGAATATCTTCAGCGATGAGACATACAGCAAGGTCGTAAAGGCAGCCGGATCAGACGAGAAACCTCGAAAAATCGCTCGTGATTTTCTGAAAGCGAAGAAATTGATATGA
- a CDS encoding SPASM domain-containing protein, whose amino-acid sequence MFELKVPIRLYWDLPRAEEGMDPAAVCFDILRLKILSLNIDAGSALSSCKNLLQCLGDTGLSVTIALDILEAASRTEEIKTLKVKSVLVKVDSFEQLQVFRAWPHPLGIQYEVTMSNWRELPMVLAFCAGNGIRQLVLPMQRLLPDLSVSCFHLTHEEKIELAASLGQISSPTLNITIHDPFLWKIFFPSRPFPDGGCQAANTMLYIAPGGEVFPCPTLPISLGNLRNSSLYDIVFSEAKIHTRGRIMSSPGGCIGCGELSSCKGGCRGRALVLTESLDGADPGCDCLPVFS is encoded by the coding sequence ATGTTCGAGTTGAAGGTGCCGATCAGGCTTTACTGGGATTTACCCAGGGCAGAAGAGGGTATGGATCCGGCGGCGGTATGTTTCGACATCCTCAGGCTGAAAATACTGAGTCTCAACATCGATGCCGGATCTGCCTTATCTTCCTGCAAGAACCTACTTCAATGCCTTGGCGACACAGGCCTCTCCGTTACGATCGCGCTGGATATCCTTGAGGCTGCATCGCGCACAGAAGAAATCAAAACGCTGAAAGTAAAGTCGGTCCTGGTGAAGGTCGATTCGTTTGAGCAATTGCAGGTATTCCGCGCTTGGCCCCATCCTTTGGGGATTCAGTATGAAGTGACCATGAGCAACTGGCGTGAGCTGCCGATGGTTCTCGCCTTCTGCGCCGGGAACGGAATACGCCAACTTGTTCTCCCCATGCAGCGACTCCTTCCCGACCTGTCGGTATCGTGTTTCCACCTCACGCACGAAGAGAAAATCGAGCTGGCCGCATCCCTGGGCCAAATTTCTTCCCCCACTTTGAACATCACGATCCACGACCCGTTTCTCTGGAAGATTTTCTTTCCCTCACGTCCCTTTCCTGATGGAGGCTGCCAGGCGGCCAACACCATGCTCTACATCGCCCCAGGCGGGGAGGTCTTTCCCTGTCCCACCCTTCCGATCTCGCTCGGGAACCTGCGAAACTCCTCTCTGTATGACATTGTTTTTTCGGAGGCGAAGATACATACCAGAGGCCGGATCATGTCGTCCCCCGGCGGTTGCATAGGGTGTGGCGAGCTTTCTTCTTGCAAAGGAGGCTGTCGCGGAAGGGCCCTGGTATTGACCGAATCTCTTGATGGTGCAGATCCCGGTTGTGATTGCTTGCCGGTTTTCTCATGA